Genomic segment of Gemmatimonadaceae bacterium:
GCCGCGAACTTCAGGACGAGCGAGCGGCGGCGGATCGTCGCGGTGACCGACGCACCCGCGAAAGCCGTTCGGATTCGCGACGGCATACTGACCGGCAAGCCGGCGTCATAGCGGCGATTACTTCAGCCGGTACCACTCCACTTTTGCCTTATCGCGGGGCGTGGGGCCGTTCCATGGCTCGCGCATCACAGTCTCGATCTCGCTGATCTCCCGCGGCGCGCGCGAGATCCACTCCAGCCCGCGATCGGTGATCAGGTAGTCGTCTTCGATCCTGACTCCGATGTTCTGGTATCGCTGGGCGGCCGGCCGGATCTTCTCGATCATCGCCAGATTGCGCGGCGTGCGCGGGATGACTTCGAGCAGGTTCTCCCGAACGTAGATACCGGGCTCGATTGTGAAGGCGGTTCCGGGCACGAGAGTTCCCGCGCCGGTTGCAGCGCCGGGGTCGTGCACGTCGAGACCGATTCCGTGGCCGAGACCGTGATAATAGTAGAGCGTGAATTGCGGGCACTGCCTGGAAGCGGTCTCATCGCAATCGTAGGTTGCGCGGGCGTCCTCGATGAGCCCGAGGCGCGCAAGCCCCGCAGCGATCGTTGCACTGGCTGAATCACTGAGTACTCGTGCGGGTCCATTCAGCTTCGCCTGCCGCTCGGCTGATGCCTGGGCGTCGCGAACAATCTGATAAACCGCTCGCTGCTCGGCGGAGAAGGTGCCTGCAACGGGAATGGTCCGCGTGACGTCGGCCGCGTAACCGGCGTACGACGCCCCGATGTCCATCACCACCACGTCGTTGTCGCCGTAGAAGCGGTCGTCCGCGTTGTAATGAAGAGTCGTTGAATTCGGGCCCGAGCCCACGATCGTCGAAAACGATGGGCGCTCCGCGCCATTGCGCCTGAACGTGTACTCGATGATTGCCTGCGTCTCGAACTCGTT
This window contains:
- a CDS encoding Xaa-Pro peptidase family protein, whose protein sequence is MKLRHFAVTAITLIAFLPLSSRAQITQAEYASRRAALAAALGEGVLVAFGSPEPEEDYMPFFQNSQFRYLTGFKEADAALVLDIKAGALVGQHLFVQPKDPSREMWTGRRLGIAAVKQSMSLDGRPHATLSRFLDSLLARSGTTTLHVVGEFDSAHTVLTAYDQFVRAVASKRPNITVKSANGAVLQLRRVKTASELDLIRKAVAISVDAHREAMRSMERGQNEFETQAIIEYTFRRNGAERPSFSTIVGSGPNSTTLHYNADDRFYGDNDVVVMDIGASYAGYAADVTRTIPVAGTFSAEQRAVYQIVRDAQASAERQAKLNGPARVLSDSASATIAAGLARLGLIEDARATYDCDETASRQCPQFTLYYYHGLGHGIGLDVHDPGAATGAGTLVPGTAFTIEPGIYVRENLLEVIPRTPRNLAMIEKIRPAAQRYQNIGVRIEDDYLITDRGLEWISRAPREISEIETVMREPWNGPTPRDKAKVEWYRLK